The genomic stretch TGCCGCTGAAGGTGTACGTGCGGATTCTCCGAAATCGGCATCGGAAGGTTCACCTGAGTAATACGCATATCTCGGGGTGCGAAAAAGGCTCTTTATTTTAATAAAGCGTTAGAAATCTTGCTTTATGTAAATAAAGAGACTTTTATTATTAGATAAATTAAAAGTATTATTTTTTGAGAATATTCAGGGAGCTTTCACAGAATACCCAGGCTATAAGCTTAGGGTGAAGCCATGACTATTGATGAGAACCTTCCAAAACCTGAGCATGGAACGATCCAAGCTCAAGATGTTCATGAGATAGAGAAAGAATCTGAAACGGATTCGGCTGAGAAGCAGAATTTGTTTCCTCCTAGCCTTATAACTGTGCAGATTATCAGGACTGCTCTTGAGCTCATATTGGTAGTGCCGTTACTGCCATTGCTCTCTAATCCTCTAGGGATAATCCTTTTCTTGCCTTTTGGTTTGTATTTTGTTTTGCAGGCTGCGGCATGGTCACGGACAGAGAAAGAAACTCAGATCGCTTGGATTTTAGGAAGCAACATTTATAGCCTGATGATTGTTGCGCCTATTGGTGCTTTTTATACATGGTTCGTGATGGAGGTGACGGCTCCAAATGCCGATGTTCGACCATTATGGTGGTTTATAGGTGCCTGCGTTCTTGAAGCATTCATGAGCATTTTTATGATCGTTGCGATGAGTGTGATCAAGAGGAACTCTCCGGATGATTTTCAGGACAAGGGAGTCACTGTCTCTAAACCTCGAATATATGACGATGCTCTACACGGTTCTCAGGGAAGGGTACACGAGTTGGGTGATGAATCAGAATCCTTGAAGAAGCATCATGAAGATCCGATTGTAGAAATTCCTTGGCAGCACGTTAACGTTAGGTCGCAAAAGCAAGATCAGGGTGAACAGCAATGAGCACCGATAAGAATTTTTCAACCGCTGATAATAATGACCCGCAGCCTCCCGTGAAAAAGCAAAGTGTATCGGGGAATAATCCGGAGAATGCACGTCAAGAGCCCAAATATACACAGCTGTATGGTCTAGAAGGCACCGACGGTAAGATATCCTTGAATCCCCAGGCGTCCCCGGGGTTTCAGGGCGCTGAGGGAAAGGAAGAGCCTCATAAACGCATATCACAACAGTTTGATATAGATCCCAACACCCGTGAGCCTCTTCTCATAGCACAGGCTATCAAGAATATTCTAATTATTATTCCTGTGTTCATCATGCTGGTTGTTTTTGTCTGTGTATTCATTAACGTTTTGGTATCTGCGCCCAGTGGATATGATGATCTTATCTTGGCGGGTATGTTTATTATTGCCGTTATTGCACTTCCTTACATGATTCACGTTATCTTGCAGGTTGTCGCGTTTATGCGGTTTAGGAGATCAGTCAAGTTTCGGTGGATACGAGGCGCCAATATTTACGGCCTTATTGTTGCCCCGATCTCCGAGGTTACCTATGTGCCGTTTATGCTAGAGCGGATTCTTGATCCATCTTCATCTGCCGAGAGCTCTTTTACAATAGTGGGGGTTATGGTAGCCCTTTACGAGGTTATTTTGGGCATCTTAATGATTGTTGTCACGACAAATAGCATTAAGAAGACAGACAAATCTTCAGAACAAAAGCAGCATGAGGTATCCGAAGGGGTGCCTGATGAATCGCTCTAGAATCCCTTTGCCTTCGGTTGCACTTGGCGATTCCACGCCTAAAGTCTCATTCCCTCTGTTGGGGGCATACGTGTACGGTGAAGACAATCCGCTGTTGAGGATATACGCGGTGCTATGGTTGAGCTACCAACGACACCACCGAAACACATAGAGAGGAGAGCATGATGCGGCAGCTTTACGCGGCGCAGAAAATCTTCAAAATTACCGACCACTATGTCGTCACCGACGAAGGCGGGTACACGGTATATCAAGTTGATGAGAACTACCGGGTTCTCGGCAAAAATATGAATGTGACGAATGTTGAGACCGGCGTGCAGTTCACGCTGGAGCGGCAGCTTGGGCTCGGTACCGTTTTCAATGTTGGCTTTTCCACTGGCGACCAGCTGTATATGCGCAAACGGTTTAAACTCGCTGGGCTCAACATAGAGGCCTACCTCAACCAGACTCCGCTTCAGATCGGGGGTAGTTTCTGGGAAGGTAACTTTGAGATTGTTCTTGAAGGAGGTATCGTCGCCGCTATTCACAAGCCTAGGTTTAAGATGCGCGACAAATATCAGATCACTGTGTACGACCAGCGTTTTCAAGACCTTGCTATTGCAGTTCTCATCGTTGTTGATTATCTATCTGATCAGCGGCAGAAGAACAGGCCTAGAATTAGTTTTCACGGATCCTAAAGTCCCTATGCGTCAGGTTTGATGAGGCGCGAGTAGATAGTATTTTGGTGAGCAGATAATCGATTGTTATCTGCTCACCAAAATACTATCTACTCGCGGGGATTAAAGCGTGCTTATAGAGATTTACTTCTTAAAACACCTAAGAAAAAATATTTAAAGAATGAAGCATTTATAAAGACTTACGAACCATAACGTTATATTTTTATGTGACATGCCCGAATAAGAAATATGACATTTAAAAGTTTTGAACAATGACCACTCTGATATAGAGCATAAAATACATGAACTTCTGTCTTGCGCGATGTGGCAAAACAGCCTTAAAGGGTTGAAAACTCGCCTGTGTGGCTTCTACGGTAGGGGCAGAGGCGTTCAGGAAGGCGCTACGCAGTAAATGCATTATATGAGGTGACCAAACATCACTTTGAGATGTGTTGCTGGTATGTAGCTCTTGCAGATATATTCTGGGCACTCTAAATAAAATCCTCGCTTCGGAAGAGGAAATGTCATAACCCTGCGCCTTCTTTTATGAGGCGTTCACAGATAGTACGCAATCCACAATGCTTTTTGTAGTTCTACAGTGGCGAGTGCGCGTATCCAACCACCATGTGAAAGGAAGATAAGTAACATGACTCTCGAAAATCCCGGACTTTCTCGCCGTAAGTTGCTGCGTACTACCGCTATTGGCGTGCCTGCTGCTGGTCTACTCGCTGTCGGCTCGACCCTTGTGACCGCACCGAGCGCGCAGGCTTATCACGCGCTAGTTGGTGCTGATGGCTGGTGGGGGTCAAAAACTTCCAGTGGGCTCCAAACTTTCTTAAATATTACCCAGCATGCTCAGGTGAGCGTGGATGGTGTGATTAGTTCTCAGCCGTCAAGTCTGCAGGCTTCATGTCCCGGTCTTGCTGGTGGCTGGGAGTGGGTTGATGATGCTCAAGCATCTGGCTCCCAAACAATAGTTGCGATGCAAACTTGGCTAGGTGTTGGAGCTGACGGGATTTTTGGTTCTGAGACTATCAGTGCCCTGCAAACCCATTATGGACTGACAGCGGATGGAACACTAGATGGACCGTCGCCGACAATTCTGGCTCTGCAGAATGAAATTAACCATTACCTTCGCGCAGACAATGATGAGATAGCGAAGAATAATTAACGCTACTACCGGTGATGGTTTTATGGTGTGCTGAAATCTTCTCCAACTTCCTGCACCAGAAAAATACGCAAAGGAGGGTATTCCTGATGACTCTCGAAAATTCCGAACTTTCTCGCCGTAAGCTGTTGCGTACTACCGCTATTGGCGTGCCTGCTGCTGGTCTACTCGCTTTCGGCTCGACCTTGGTAACTGCAACGAGCGCGAATGCTGTTGAAGTTGACGGCTACTGGGGTTCGGAGACCTCGACAGGTTTTCAGAAATTTCTGAATGCCTTTCTGAGTGCTGGATTGGACGTTGATGGCATGATCAGCTCTCAGCCTTTGAGCATGGCTTCTTCCTGCTCCGGCATCGTTGGTGGTTGGGAGTGGGTAGAAGATTCTCAGGCCAAGGGATCTCCCACTATCGGGCTGATGTTTATGTGGCTGACTCATGATCCAGACGATACTCTTGAGGCAAAGACGCAAGAAGGGAGCGCGTCTTTGATTCAAGAAACGGGCGAACCTTTGTCCAATAACCAAATTTCGCCTACACACATCAAGCTCATGCAGGGCCATTATGGGCTTACCCGCGACGGCGTTCTGTCAGCTCCATCGCAGACCATTAAGGCCTTGCAAAAGGAGATCAACCAGTACGTTGGCTAATCCAATGTGACAGTTCTTCACGTGTCGGGAGGGTGGATCGGCCATCTAGTGGTATATCCATCATCCCGACAAGGAAGACATCTTCCAGCTCTAGCTTTCTGTACCTGAAAATACGCAAAGGAGGGTATCACTATGTCGAATGAACATTCTGGTATTTCGCGTCGTCGCTTGCTGCGCACCGCCTCCATAGGCATTCCCGCCGCAGGCGTTTTGGCGCTGGGGTTCAGCATCGTTAGCGTCCCAGCTGCTCAGTCGCTTGAGGCTGATGGTTATTGGGGTTCCGAGACAACCTCGCAGCTTCAAAAGTTTTTCTTCAATATATTTGCGCAGGAACTCGGTCAGCCTACATACGGGTATGAAGACGGTGTCGTGAAATATCAGCCTGTATCGCAGCAGTCCGCAAACCCCGGGCTGGGCAGCGGATGGCAATGGGAATCCGATGGGGGAGCGCAAGGCTACGACTTCACCATCTATTACCTGCAGCGTTGGCTGGGTGGCGTGGAGGCCGACGGCACGATTGGCCCCAATACCATCAAGGCTCTGCAAAATCATTACGGTCTCACGGCAGATGGTCGCCTAGATGGACCTTCAGAGACTATCAAGGCTTTGCAGAACGAGATTAGCCAGTACGTCGGTTAGCTCTGCGTGAGATTTGATGATGCGTGAAAAGCACGTTGGTGCTTCTCTGCGAACATATATTTTCATCCTGAAGGAGAATAAAATGACGAACGAACATTCTGGTATTTCTCGCCGCAGGCTGGTGCGTACCGCTGCTGTAGGCGTACCCGCCGCGAGTTTGCTGGCTTTCGGCTCCACTCTGGTGACCGCAACAAGTGCGAGTGCGGTTAGCGTTGATGGTTACTGGGGCGAGGAAACCTCTGCAGGGCTCCAACGCTTTATGAATGCCGTGCGTGGGGCCGGGTTGTCGGTGGATGGAGTTATTAGTTCTCAGCCATCAAGTATGGCTCCATCCTGCTCGGGTATCGTCAGCGGTTGGGAATGGGTCGATGATGCACAGGCCTCTGGTTCCCCAACCATGCTGGCCATGTATCAGTGGCTAGGATCCGGGACTCATGGGCAACATCTTTTCCTCAAAATTGAGGAATGGGGTGGGAATGTAACTGGCTACAGCATCACAGGCGTTCATATCAAGCTTTTACAAGAGCATTATGGCCTGACGGCGGATGGAACTTTAGATAGTCCATCACCGACTATTGAGGCTTTGCAGAATGAGATTAATCAATACGTCGGTTAAAACCCGGTGTTGCTCTTTCACCAGTTGGTGCACAGTCCTATTCGAACTAATTGAGGAGAAAAAATGATACTTCGTAAATTTGATCGTCCTCGTAAGTCGATGCGCGTAACCTCGCTCGTGACCCCCATTGTGGGTGCCCTGCTAGCGCTTGGCTTCGTAGCGGCTCCGGCGGCGAATGCAGGGATTGCCGATAACTCGACAGGCGCAATGCAGGCAGAATCTGAGCAGCTTCATCAAGAAGCCCGGGACGCTACAGATCTAGCAAATAAGTTTGACCAGGATAACATCGCGATTAATGATTCTGCCGCTGCGGATCTGCGTGATGCTGCGCAGAAGGCTGAAGCGATGGCTCAAGAACGAGACCAGGCAGTTCAGGCTGTTGAAGATGCTGATCGTGACGCCGCCAGCCTCTTTGAATAAATAATTCGCAACTAAGTTGTGTGAAGAAGTGATATTGGGGCTTGTGAGCTTTTGACTGGTGCCAAGATTGCTTCAAACCTTTTATGAGCCTTAGTTGAGGAAGGAGTATTATGACTCTCGAAAATACCGGACTTTCCCGTCGTAAGTTGTTGCGTACTACCGCCATTGGTGTTCCCGCTGCGGGTATGCTCGCTTTCGGCTCGACCTTGGTAACCGCGACGAGTGCGAATGCGCTTGAGGTTGATGGTTACTGGGGAAGTGAAACTACACGTATGTATCAGAGGCTCGCTGCGCTTGAGGTGGTAGATGGCATCGTCTCAAGTCAGCCTGCGTCTCAAGCGAGTGCTAACCCTGGGCTGACGAGTGGCTGGGATTGGGTTTCTGATGATGCCGCCTCCGGTTCAGAAACCATCAAAGATTTGCAGCGCTGGCTCAAAGTGACCCAGGATGGGCTCATGGGCTCGCAGACTATATCTGCACTTCAGGCGCGTTATCACCTCCCTCAGGACGGGGTATTGAGCGAAGAGTCTCCCACCATTAAGAAGCTTCAGTCAGAGCTTATCGCGGTTACCTATGACTAATTCAACATACTGAAAATACATCGGTTACCCGATTTTTCTCCGCAATTTCTATATATGTGAGGAGGATAAAAATGATGAACGAACATTCTGGTATTTCTCGCCGTAAGTTGCTGCGTACCACCGCTATTGGTGTGCCTGCTGCAGGTATGCTTGCCTTCGGCTCGACCCTTGTGACCGCCCCAGCAGCAAATGCAGATATTACCATTGACGGGTATTGGGGCCCGGAGACCAGCAAGGGTATCCAGAACTTCATGAACCTCGTGTACTTTAACGCAAACCTGGAGGTTGATGGTGTGATTAGCTCCCAGCCTTCAGGTATGAAGTCCTCCTGCCCTGGGATCACAGGCGGCTGGGAATGGGTTTCTGATGACCAGGCTCAGGGATCCCCTACCCTGTTCTACGTGTCCTACTGGTTAGGGGAAAAGACGGAATTTAAAAACATTCGGGGCGATCAGAAGATTACCCAGGATCTTATTAAAGCCCTGCAAAGCTATTACAAGCTTCCCGTGGATGGACGTTTGGAAGGGCCTTCCTCCGCTATTGAGGCGCTGCAGAAGGAAATCAATAGTGCTGTTGGGAACTACTAAATCCCCACATAACGTTCGGCCGGGCTGCTCTCTGAGGAGCTAGATGGCCCAGATCACGTACCAGGTAACTTTTATGTCTTGAAGAGGTAAGGAGAACGGAAATATGAACACTACAAGCTCTGGTCTTTCTCGCCGTACTTTGCTGCGCACCGCCGCCATTGGTGTGCCTGCCGCGGGTGCGGTTGCTTTAGGCGCAAACCTGGTGATGGCCCCAGCCGCGAATGCTATCGCAACCGACGGGTACTGGGGCGCAGAGACCACTAAGGCTCTTCAGAACATGCTCAATAAGCTATACCCAGAAGCTAACCTTGTCGTAGACGGTGTGGTCAATTCACAGCCGTCAAGTTTTCAGCCTCGCTGCCCTGGTATTACAGGCGGCTGGGAGTGGGTCGCTGATGATAAAGCGGAAGGCTCGCCAACAATGGAGAAGCTGAGCGGCTGGCTCTTTCTTCAGTCTGGTTTACCGACCGGGCCTACAAAGGTTCTCGCTGATACGGTTCTGTATTCCTTGTTTAGCCGGTACAACCTGAGTAAGGGAGGTGACGAGTACCGTCTGGACGCCCCCTCGGAAGCTATCCGGGGGCTGCAGAACGAAATTAACCTTACTCTGCGAGAGAAGCCTGCATAACAGTAGTAAAACCGTGAAACGTATCTTCTCCGAACCATAAGTTGGTGCGGAGACGAGACACAGTTTAACAGTCTGGTGAATCTGTTACCACAAAGGAGGGGTTGTATGACGCATGAACATTCCGATCTTTCTCGCCGTAAGCTGCTGCGCACTACCGCCATTGGCGTACCCGCTGCCGGTGTGGTTGCTTTGGGAGCGAACTTGGTGATGGCCCCAGCTGCGAATGCAGAGACTGACTTGGGTGCCAAGATGAAAGTAGAGTCTGAGAAGCTTCAGGAAAAAGCTCAGAGGGCTAAAGAACTAGCAGACAGCTTCGATCTTGATGCCGCAGCATTTGATGATCCTGCCCTTGAGGCTGCTGTCAAAGATATCAGCGGCCAGCTGCATGATGCTGCTCAAAAAGCCGAAACGTTAGCTCAGCAACGAGCCCAGGAAGCTCAGGCTGTTGAAGATGCTGATAGTGAAAATGCCAGCCGCTTTCAATAATTCGCAGCCAATTGTGTGAGGAAGCGAGATTGGGGCTCGTGGACTTCTAAGAAAAAAGAACGAGAAAGACGGCATGAGACAATGCAGCGGCACACAGTCTGTAACATGCCCGACAACACGGTAGTACATAATCGTACCCTGACTAAAAAACGTGTTCAGGTGAGTTACGGTTAAAAACTACCAACCGGTTTACCGGTTTCGCATCATGAGGTTGCGGCGTTGGCGCTTATCCTAATGGCGCTGACTCTGCACCTCATGGTGTTTTAACACCGCATAAATAGGAGGACATATGACTGAACTGGGTACTTCACGCCGCCGATTCCTGCGCGCAGCCGCTGTAGGCATTCCTGCTGCGGGCGCGCTCGCGGTTGGTTCGACCCTGACCGCTCCGGCTGCGAACGCTGCGCAGACTTCGTCAACCCCGTCGAATCAGAGCCAGAACCCCGAAGCTCAAGGTGCGGCCACTAACGCGCAGTACCTCAGCGAGAAGGCGAAGAACTTCCATATTCTGCTTGATATGTACAAACAGGCTGGCGACGCAGTAGACGCAACCCAGCTGACCCAGGAGGCGCAGCGCATTCGGGGTGCAGCGGACGAATCAAACAGCCCGTTCCCCAGCAGGCCCGTCTCGTGGGCTGGGGTTCAGCTGGAACGGGACAGGATGCAGCTTGCTGCCAAGATCAACTACGCCGCCATGCGTGCCGAACAGTTGGCTGATGAGCGTACCCGCGCTGGCGGGGGAGTGTCGCAAGGTCAGGATGCGGTGCGCCAGGCTGCACAGAGGCGCGTGATTTATCGTGTGCTCAGCAGCGCATCCCGAGACACCGATGCGCTGGTGACCAAGCTCGAAAACCTGGCGAAGGGTCGGTAAAGCAACGCTCATCGTGAGCAGATTCCTGCATAAAAAGGCTCTTTATTCCAATAAAGATGGGGAAAACCCGCTTTATTGGAATAAAGAGCCTTTTTACGATCCCGGACAGTACACCCCCAAACATGGCTGGCTCTGGGAAAGAGAGCGAAAGGAACCCCTCCGGGAAGGACGGTAAAGAACCCGGAGGGGTTAGCTTAGGGGGCTTACACCCTACTTCTTAATCGGTTCGCGAGAGATAACAACCTTCACCGCATTATGCTCGGCGGCATTTGCGAACAGGTCGTATGCCTCCTCGAACTGGTCGAAGGTGAAGTAGTGGGTTGCCATCGCCTTTGCGTTCAGGCGGCCCGAACGCACCATGTTCAGCAGGTTGCCCACGGTGTTGCAGTTCACCAGACCCATGTTGATGTTCACGTTCGAGATCCACATGGTGTTAATCGGCAGTTCGACCGGCTTGCCGTGCACACCCGCGTTCGCAATATTGCCGTAGGGGCGCAC from Rothia dentocariosa ATCC 17931 encodes the following:
- a CDS encoding uracil phosphoribosyltransferase, whose protein sequence is MSTDKNFSTADNNDPQPPVKKQSVSGNNPENARQEPKYTQLYGLEGTDGKISLNPQASPGFQGAEGKEEPHKRISQQFDIDPNTREPLLIAQAIKNILIIIPVFIMLVVFVCVFINVLVSAPSGYDDLILAGMFIIAVIALPYMIHVILQVVAFMRFRRSVKFRWIRGANIYGLIVAPISEVTYVPFMLERILDPSSSAESSFTIVGVMVALYEVILGILMIVVTTNSIKKTDKSSEQKQHEVSEGVPDESL
- a CDS encoding LURP-one-related/scramblase family protein — translated: MMRQLYAAQKIFKITDHYVVTDEGGYTVYQVDENYRVLGKNMNVTNVETGVQFTLERQLGLGTVFNVGFSTGDQLYMRKRFKLAGLNIEAYLNQTPLQIGGSFWEGNFEIVLEGGIVAAIHKPRFKMRDKYQITVYDQRFQDLAIAVLIVVDYLSDQRQKNRPRISFHGS
- a CDS encoding peptidoglycan-binding domain-containing protein, producing the protein MTLENPGLSRRKLLRTTAIGVPAAGLLAVGSTLVTAPSAQAYHALVGADGWWGSKTSSGLQTFLNITQHAQVSVDGVISSQPSSLQASCPGLAGGWEWVDDAQASGSQTIVAMQTWLGVGADGIFGSETISALQTHYGLTADGTLDGPSPTILALQNEINHYLRADNDEIAKNN
- a CDS encoding peptidoglycan-binding domain-containing protein, giving the protein MSNEHSGISRRRLLRTASIGIPAAGVLALGFSIVSVPAAQSLEADGYWGSETTSQLQKFFFNIFAQELGQPTYGYEDGVVKYQPVSQQSANPGLGSGWQWESDGGAQGYDFTIYYLQRWLGGVEADGTIGPNTIKALQNHYGLTADGRLDGPSETIKALQNEISQYVG
- a CDS encoding peptidoglycan-binding protein, with product MTLENTGLSRRKLLRTTAIGVPAAGMLAFGSTLVTATSANALEVDGYWGSETTRMYQRLAALEVVDGIVSSQPASQASANPGLTSGWDWVSDDAASGSETIKDLQRWLKVTQDGLMGSQTISALQARYHLPQDGVLSEESPTIKKLQSELIAVTYD